The Lichenihabitans psoromatis genome contains a region encoding:
- a CDS encoding dihydrodipicolinate synthase family protein, which translates to MIPNAAHPFRGIYVATLTPFRADGQIDDAVLAAHFRTVTAGPGIAGVLCNGHAGENFLLSREERRRVTEIAVETIGRTHIVVSGVLCESSDEAAQHGADAAKAGADAVLVFPPFSWALSQDDNMAVTHHARIAEASGIPLMLYQAGVASALAYRPEVLAKLVCLPSVVGIKEGSWESNAYDRNRRLVKRIAPHVEMMASGDEHLLSCFVIGTEGSLVSLAALMPDEIVALEAAVRRGDLDQARALHERIQPLANAIYGVAPGGLATARLKACMVLLGRWSNGATRAPITGLSAVEIADLRDALVTSGLIEPSA; encoded by the coding sequence GTGATCCCGAATGCAGCTCACCCGTTCCGTGGGATCTATGTCGCCACGCTCACGCCGTTCCGTGCCGACGGCCAGATCGACGATGCGGTTCTGGCGGCGCATTTCCGCACCGTCACGGCAGGGCCGGGGATCGCTGGCGTGCTGTGCAACGGGCATGCGGGGGAGAATTTCCTGCTCAGCCGCGAGGAGCGCCGACGCGTGACGGAGATCGCGGTCGAGACGATCGGGCGAACCCATATCGTGGTCTCGGGCGTCCTCTGCGAATCGAGCGACGAGGCGGCCCAGCATGGCGCCGACGCAGCCAAGGCCGGCGCCGATGCGGTTCTCGTGTTTCCGCCATTCTCCTGGGCGCTCTCACAGGATGACAATATGGCGGTGACGCACCACGCCCGCATCGCCGAGGCGTCCGGGATCCCGCTCATGCTCTATCAGGCCGGTGTCGCATCGGCGCTCGCCTATCGGCCCGAGGTGCTCGCAAAGCTCGTTTGTCTGCCCTCCGTGGTCGGGATCAAGGAAGGCAGTTGGGAAAGCAACGCTTATGACCGCAACCGCCGGCTGGTCAAACGCATCGCGCCCCATGTCGAGATGATGGCATCGGGAGACGAGCATCTGCTCTCCTGTTTCGTAATCGGCACCGAGGGGAGCCTCGTCAGCCTTGCGGCTCTGATGCCGGACGAGATCGTGGCGCTCGAGGCCGCCGTGCGCCGTGGCGATCTCGACCAGGCGCGCGCGCTGCACGAGCGAATCCAGCCCCTCGCCAACGCGATCTACGGGGTTGCGCCGGGCGGGTTGGCGACGGCTCGCCTGAAAGCCTGTATGGTGCTGCTCGGACGCTGGTCGAATGGCGCGACCCGCGCCCCGATCACCGGCTTGTCGGCGGTCGAGATCGCCGATCTTCGCGACGCGCTGGTAACGTCGGGGCTGATCGAGCCCTCCGCATGA
- a CDS encoding NAD(P)/FAD-dependent oxidoreductase, whose product MSEAQQSSTVDVAVIGAGAMGATVALHLARGGMTAALIDRGDVCREASGVNAGTLTLHMTRAALIPYAMRGRQLWIDAPEWLGSDVGARSAPGLSLAFTPAEHDMLEKRAAARSAMGAPIRLVTPAEARQIEPGLNAGVIAAAYCELDGHVTAYLTGRAYRQALLAAGVTVMEHSPVDAIHRHGAGFDILVGGRRQIRAKRLVLAGGVWLETMLAWIGLRVPVKCLVNQLIVTERMRPVMRSVVGIANGLLSLKQFENGSVLIGGGWQGIGDPQRGGVEANPDNLVGNVRLARHAIPALAETRILRIWLGLESETADAMPMIGALPGIDDAYVIGCVHSGYTSAPYMGLLLAERILGREPEMPLFDPARLILPDPVGQPDITNPLEKTA is encoded by the coding sequence ATGAGCGAGGCGCAACAGTCCAGCACCGTCGATGTCGCCGTCATCGGCGCGGGCGCCATGGGCGCCACCGTTGCGCTCCATCTCGCGCGTGGCGGCATGACGGCCGCATTGATTGATCGCGGCGACGTCTGCCGGGAGGCATCGGGCGTCAATGCCGGAACCCTCACGCTGCATATGACGCGCGCCGCCCTCATCCCCTATGCGATGCGGGGGCGCCAGTTATGGATCGACGCGCCCGAGTGGCTCGGCTCCGATGTCGGCGCCCGGTCGGCGCCCGGCCTATCGCTGGCCTTCACGCCAGCCGAGCACGACATGCTGGAGAAGCGGGCGGCGGCCCGCTCCGCCATGGGTGCGCCGATCCGGCTCGTCACGCCGGCCGAAGCCCGTCAGATCGAGCCCGGGCTCAATGCGGGCGTCATCGCGGCCGCATATTGCGAGCTCGATGGCCATGTCACGGCCTATTTGACCGGCCGGGCTTATCGGCAGGCCCTGCTGGCTGCCGGCGTCACGGTGATGGAACACTCGCCGGTCGATGCGATCCACCGGCACGGGGCGGGCTTCGACATTCTCGTTGGAGGACGCCGGCAAATCCGCGCCAAGCGGCTGGTGTTGGCGGGCGGGGTCTGGCTCGAGACGATGCTGGCCTGGATCGGCCTGCGCGTGCCGGTCAAATGTCTGGTCAATCAGCTGATCGTCACCGAACGAATGCGTCCGGTGATGCGAAGCGTCGTCGGCATCGCCAACGGCCTGCTATCGCTCAAGCAATTCGAGAATGGCTCGGTGCTGATCGGCGGCGGCTGGCAGGGCATCGGGGATCCGCAACGCGGCGGCGTCGAAGCCAATCCCGATAATCTCGTCGGCAATGTCCGCCTGGCGCGGCACGCGATTCCGGCCCTCGCCGAAACCCGCATTCTTCGCATCTGGCTGGGCCTCGAATCGGAGACCGCCGACGCCATGCCGATGATCGGCGCACTTCCGGGCATCGACGACGCCTATGTGATCGGCTGCGTGCATTCGGGTTATACGAGCGCCCCCTATATGGGGCTGCTGCTGGCCGAACGGATTCTCGGTCGCGAGCCCGAGATGCCCCTGTTTGACCCCGCCCGGCTCATCCTTCCGGACCCAGTCGGGCAACCCGACATCACGAACCCTCTGGAGAAAACAGCGTGA
- a CDS encoding NAD(P)/FAD-dependent oxidoreductase, protein MGSPDLLVIGAGPAGIEAALAAASCGLAVTLVDEAPAAGGQVYRAPPAAFSGGSASPERKTGDALRARLAASPVTVVFDHMVWSISPGFRVDALGPDGPRSWRARAVVTATGAQERVVPFPGWTLPGVTGLAGATILLKSQGMLPGRRTLVAGCGPLLLAVAVAILKAGGDVAAVVDLSSRRDWLSRGPALLARPDLAARGTAWVSRLMAAGVPLLTRQGVRRAEAMPDGRLDIVIGPVDAARRPIADGRERHFTVDAAAVGHGLTPSTDVTRLLRAEHLFDDARGGWLPLTDAEGRTSIPLLFATGDGAGLAGAAAAATDGRLAGLAVARDLGALPASEHQRISAKLKPAAARARRFGRAMASLMALRPGQIDAIPPDAIVCRCEDVTRAEIEAAMREGSATANQVKAWTRCGMGPCQGRICGDIVGALLVRAGASRDTVGHFTGRSPFRPLPLDQLTGDVAYADLILPPPAPL, encoded by the coding sequence ATGGGTTCGCCCGACCTTCTCGTCATTGGCGCAGGGCCGGCCGGCATCGAAGCCGCCCTCGCGGCCGCCTCCTGCGGATTGGCCGTCACGCTGGTCGATGAAGCGCCCGCCGCCGGCGGCCAGGTCTATCGCGCTCCCCCGGCCGCCTTCTCGGGCGGCAGCGCGTCGCCCGAGCGCAAGACCGGAGACGCGCTTCGGGCCCGCCTCGCAGCAAGCCCGGTGACCGTCGTGTTCGACCATATGGTCTGGTCCATATCGCCCGGGTTCCGAGTCGACGCCCTTGGGCCAGACGGCCCGCGCTCCTGGCGCGCGCGCGCCGTCGTCACCGCCACGGGGGCGCAGGAACGGGTCGTTCCGTTCCCGGGATGGACTCTGCCGGGCGTCACCGGCCTCGCGGGGGCCACGATCCTCCTGAAATCCCAGGGCATGCTGCCGGGACGTCGAACGCTGGTGGCGGGCTGCGGCCCGCTGCTGCTGGCGGTCGCGGTTGCGATCCTGAAGGCGGGCGGCGACGTCGCGGCCGTGGTCGATTTATCGTCGCGCCGAGACTGGCTGTCGCGTGGTCCCGCCCTCCTGGCGCGTCCGGACTTGGCGGCGCGCGGCACGGCCTGGGTGAGCCGCCTCATGGCAGCCGGAGTGCCGCTCCTGACGCGTCAAGGTGTGCGGCGGGCCGAGGCCATGCCCGATGGCCGCCTCGATATCGTGATCGGGCCTGTCGATGCCGCGAGACGTCCCATCGCGGACGGTCGTGAACGACATTTTACGGTCGATGCCGCGGCTGTCGGCCACGGCTTGACACCATCGACCGATGTGACGCGACTGCTGCGGGCCGAACATCTGTTCGATGACGCGCGCGGCGGCTGGTTGCCGCTGACCGACGCCGAGGGTCGAACCAGCATTCCGCTGCTGTTCGCGACCGGTGACGGCGCCGGACTGGCCGGAGCGGCCGCGGCCGCAACCGACGGGCGCCTCGCGGGGCTCGCGGTCGCGCGCGATCTCGGTGCTCTTCCGGCGTCCGAGCATCAGCGGATCAGCGCCAAGCTGAAACCCGCTGCCGCCCGCGCCCGTCGCTTCGGCCGCGCGATGGCCAGCCTGATGGCGCTGCGGCCCGGCCAGATCGACGCCATTCCGCCCGACGCCATCGTCTGTCGGTGCGAAGATGTCACCCGCGCCGAGATCGAGGCTGCGATGCGCGAGGGCTCAGCCACCGCAAACCAGGTGAAAGCCTGGACGCGGTGCGGCATGGGGCCGTGCCAAGGGCGCATTTGCGGCGATATCGTCGGCGCTTTGCTGGTGCGCGCGGGCGCTTCGCGCGACACCGTCGGTCATTTCACCGGCCGCTCGCCGTTTCGCCCGCTGCCCCTCGATCAGCTGACCGGCGATGTGGCCTATGCCGACCTCATCCTCCCACCACCGGCGCCGTTATGA
- a CDS encoding (2Fe-2S)-binding protein translates to MISVSLRAADIQRGEPLAFSFDGVVVPAYAGESVAAALLAAGIRILRASPRNAQPRGAFCWMGLCQECTVVVDHVRRPACRVIVREGMQVMSGTIA, encoded by the coding sequence ATGATCTCGGTTTCCCTTCGTGCCGCCGACATTCAGCGCGGTGAGCCTCTCGCGTTCAGCTTCGATGGCGTGGTGGTTCCGGCCTATGCCGGCGAGTCCGTCGCGGCCGCATTGTTGGCGGCCGGCATCCGCATCTTGCGCGCAAGCCCACGAAACGCGCAGCCGCGCGGAGCCTTCTGCTGGATGGGGTTGTGCCAGGAATGTACCGTGGTGGTCGATCATGTCCGCCGCCCCGCCTGCCGTGTCATCGTGCGTGAGGGCATGCAGGTGATGTCGGGAACGATCGCGTGA
- a CDS encoding transporter substrate-binding domain-containing protein — protein MSALKIICGLAGMALVAMSPAPASAHSLDDILSAKKLVVGINPNLPPLGRFNDKNEIEGFDVDVATKLSQMLGVDVSLVQVNSADRVPFLVTGKADIVLGALTRTPDRAKVIDFSLPIQTEAISAMTLKDKPFKTLADLDSADVHLIEVRGTTPVEYVKTHMPKAQVTLFDNYPDAVRALFQGRGDAIVDVVDYIGPYTKTYKTETRIILDSKPDVDYDCIGVAHGNDALKSWLNTAVFQLQTNGFMATTYKKWFGIDMVYPIPVTPYF, from the coding sequence ATGAGTGCCTTGAAGATCATTTGCGGATTGGCCGGCATGGCCTTGGTTGCCATGTCTCCCGCTCCGGCGTCCGCCCACAGCCTCGACGATATTCTGTCGGCCAAGAAGCTGGTGGTGGGCATCAACCCCAATCTGCCGCCACTCGGTCGCTTCAACGACAAGAACGAGATCGAAGGCTTCGATGTCGACGTCGCCACCAAACTGAGCCAGATGCTCGGCGTCGACGTCTCGCTGGTCCAGGTCAACTCGGCCGACCGCGTGCCGTTTCTGGTGACCGGCAAGGCCGATATCGTGCTCGGCGCCCTTACGCGCACACCGGACCGGGCCAAAGTGATCGATTTCTCGCTGCCGATCCAGACCGAGGCGATCAGCGCCATGACGCTGAAGGACAAGCCGTTCAAGACCCTCGCGGATCTCGACTCGGCCGACGTTCATCTGATCGAGGTGCGCGGCACGACCCCGGTCGAATATGTCAAGACCCACATGCCGAAGGCGCAAGTCACGTTGTTCGACAATTATCCCGATGCAGTGCGGGCGCTGTTCCAGGGACGCGGCGACGCGATCGTCGACGTGGTCGACTACATCGGTCCCTACACCAAGACCTACAAGACCGAGACGCGGATCATCCTCGATAGCAAACCCGACGTCGATTACGATTGCATTGGCGTTGCGCACGGCAACGATGCGCTGAAAAGCTGGCTCAATACTGCGGTGTTCCAGTTGCAGACCAACGGCTTCATGGCGACCACCTACAAGAAGTGGTTCGGCATCGACATGGTCTATCCGATCCCGGTCACACCCTATTTCTGA
- a CDS encoding amino acid ABC transporter permease, which translates to MHYVLQYSQITPYLPYFLGGALISLELSVLAFAGGAVLGLCGAIARDQGGPLLSRLARIYVAFFTNTPQLVQIYVIFFGLPDLGVLFSPFAAVLIGMTLNAGAYLTEILRAGLASVHQQELDAAETLGMNRLQTLRHVVLPHIFRVVLPALSNQYILMTLGTSMAAVFGVEELTGRAYNVNSTTFRSIEVFTTVAVIYVAITFAATLLLAVVGRLAFRVRIKVL; encoded by the coding sequence ATGCACTACGTCCTGCAGTATAGTCAGATCACGCCTTATCTGCCCTATTTCCTGGGCGGTGCCCTGATCAGCCTTGAACTCAGCGTCCTGGCTTTCGCCGGGGGTGCCGTCCTCGGCCTCTGCGGCGCGATCGCCCGCGACCAGGGCGGTCCTCTTCTGTCGCGCCTCGCCAGGATCTATGTGGCGTTTTTTACCAACACCCCGCAGCTCGTGCAGATCTATGTGATCTTCTTCGGCCTGCCGGATCTCGGGGTGCTGTTCTCGCCCTTCGCCGCAGTACTGATCGGCATGACGCTGAATGCCGGCGCCTATCTGACCGAAATCTTACGGGCGGGCCTCGCCTCCGTCCATCAGCAGGAACTCGACGCGGCCGAAACGCTCGGCATGAACCGGCTGCAAACCCTCCGGCATGTCGTGCTGCCGCATATTTTCCGCGTCGTGCTGCCGGCGCTCAGCAACCAATATATTCTGATGACGCTCGGCACCTCGATGGCGGCGGTCTTCGGGGTCGAGGAACTCACCGGCCGCGCCTATAACGTGAATTCGACGACGTTTCGCTCGATCGAGGTCTTCACCACGGTGGCGGTAATCTATGTCGCGATCACCTTCGCGGCCACACTGCTTCTGGCGGTCGTCGGGCGACTGGCGTTCCGAGTCCGGATCAAGGTGCTGTGA
- a CDS encoding amino acid ABC transporter permease, producing the protein MFNDIIAQIPQVFTSYNLILLGEAALTTLLLSAVGCLVGLVIGFLVSLARMSHGWPLLPMRVLAGFYVEIVRRVPFLVTLMLFFFGAQVLGFDASPLTIALIATSVISTAFVAEIIRGGLGAVNQSQIEAATAMNFSTWQTLRLVRLPQAWPLILPPVFGYFVLFIKDTALASQAGVLELTQAGKILNTKGFSAFLVFGAVLLLYFLISYPLARLGGHLEHRLGASRHPRT; encoded by the coding sequence ATGTTCAACGATATCATCGCGCAGATCCCGCAAGTCTTTACATCGTACAATTTGATCCTGTTGGGCGAAGCGGCGCTGACGACGTTGCTGCTCTCGGCCGTCGGGTGCCTCGTCGGCCTGGTAATCGGGTTTCTGGTCTCGCTCGCGCGCATGTCGCATGGCTGGCCGCTGCTGCCGATGCGCGTTCTCGCCGGCTTCTATGTCGAGATCGTGCGGCGGGTGCCGTTCCTCGTCACGCTCATGCTGTTCTTCTTCGGCGCGCAGGTGCTCGGTTTCGATGCATCGCCGCTGACGATCGCGCTGATCGCCACATCGGTCATATCGACCGCCTTCGTGGCGGAGATCATCCGGGGCGGTCTCGGGGCAGTCAATCAGAGCCAGATCGAGGCAGCCACCGCGATGAATTTTTCGACCTGGCAAACCTTGCGGCTAGTGCGGCTGCCTCAAGCCTGGCCGCTGATCCTCCCGCCGGTCTTCGGTTATTTCGTCCTCTTCATCAAGGATACGGCGCTTGCGTCGCAGGCCGGCGTTCTCGAACTCACGCAGGCCGGCAAAATCCTCAACACCAAGGGCTTTTCGGCCTTTCTGGTGTTCGGCGCCGTGCTGCTTTTGTACTTCCTCATCTCATACCCCTTGGCGCGCCTCGGCGGCCACCTGGAGCATCGCCTTGGCGCATCTCGACATCCGCGGACTTAG
- a CDS encoding amino acid ABC transporter ATP-binding protein — MAHLDIRGLSARYGKVAVLDGIDLSVERGEIVSLIGPSGSGKSTLLRVITGLLRPEHGGVTLAGQSIDYADRRSLKAARDRMAIVFQQYNLFGNMTVLKNVTVAPVTIKKRDRREVDAEARALLDKVGLGDKLDAYPDQLSGGQQQRVAIARALCLKPDLLLLDEVTSALDPERVSEVLDTIRLLASGQITMLIVSHEMSFVRDVSHRVAFMADGKVQEIGPPDQIFDAPTVTRTRDFVGKISRRSPNPG, encoded by the coding sequence TTGGCGCATCTCGACATCCGCGGACTTAGCGCGCGCTACGGCAAAGTTGCGGTGCTCGACGGCATCGACCTGTCGGTCGAGCGCGGCGAGATCGTCAGCCTGATCGGCCCGTCGGGATCGGGGAAGAGCACGCTGCTTCGGGTCATCACGGGGTTGCTGCGGCCCGAGCACGGCGGCGTCACGCTCGCCGGTCAGTCGATCGATTATGCGGACCGACGCTCGCTCAAGGCGGCCCGCGACCGCATGGCCATCGTGTTCCAGCAATATAATCTGTTCGGCAACATGACGGTTCTCAAAAACGTCACCGTGGCGCCGGTCACGATTAAGAAGCGGGATCGGCGGGAGGTCGATGCCGAGGCGCGGGCCCTGCTCGACAAGGTTGGGCTTGGCGACAAGCTGGACGCTTATCCCGACCAATTGTCAGGTGGCCAGCAGCAGCGGGTCGCCATCGCCCGCGCGCTCTGCCTGAAGCCCGATCTCCTGCTGCTCGACGAAGTAACCTCGGCGCTCGATCCCGAGCGTGTCAGCGAGGTGCTGGATACGATCCGGTTGCTCGCCTCGGGGCAGATCACGATGTTGATCGTGTCGCATGAGATGAGTTTCGTGCGTGACGTGTCGCACCGCGTCGCCTTCATGGCCGACGGCAAGGTCCAGGAAATCGGACCACCCGACCAGATCTTCGACGCCCCGACAGTGACCCGCACCCGCGACTTCGTCGGAAAGATTTCGCGACGATCGCCCAACCCGGGTTGA
- a CDS encoding DUF4174 domain-containing protein, which yields MTQTFLIAALTASTFVAAISPAGAAANPLAPYRWTHRVLLVSAPSADDPQLLEQKTMFRAMQKGAAERDLALVEAVGDGAKARALRAAAEVDGAGFRVLLIGKDGGTKMSSETPLGPDVLFPTIDAMPMRRDEAARQP from the coding sequence ATGACCCAGACGTTTCTGATCGCCGCTTTGACGGCTTCGACCTTCGTGGCGGCCATTTCCCCAGCCGGTGCGGCAGCCAATCCGCTCGCGCCGTATCGATGGACGCATCGTGTTCTGCTGGTGTCGGCTCCTTCGGCGGACGATCCGCAACTGCTTGAGCAGAAGACGATGTTCCGGGCCATGCAGAAGGGCGCCGCGGAGCGTGATCTCGCGCTCGTCGAGGCGGTGGGCGACGGCGCCAAGGCGCGAGCCCTCCGGGCGGCCGCCGAAGTCGATGGTGCAGGGTTTCGCGTGCTGCTGATCGGTAAGGATGGCGGCACGAAGATGTCGTCCGAGACGCCGCTTGGCCCCGACGTTCTGTTTCCGACGATCGACGCGATGCCCATGCGCCGGGACGAAGCGGCCCGTCAGCCGTGA
- a CDS encoding MBL fold metallo-hydrolase: MQLPAPLPHPRSDHFDGSHFFNPGVDTDKTAADLLRWRRTGHRALWPAHRDNLPYPPAPSRIDAGEVAVTFIGHASALIRTADCTILVDPVFSERVSPISFLGPKRIRPPGLSIDQLPPIDLVLLTHNHYDHMDLPSLRALRTRPSPRGKRVPIVTGLGNGAYLARKGIAGAAELDWWQAIGLRLSVSITFVPAQHWSSRSLSDRRQTLWGGFMIESGASRIYVAGDSGYCGWFSEIRRRLGEPDVALLPIGAYEPRWFMQSQHMNPAEAVRAHQDLQARHSIGMHFGTVQLTDEPIDEPLLALGQARAEAGLTIDDFTTLDVGETRVIPPR; this comes from the coding sequence ATGCAGCTTCCCGCACCACTTCCCCATCCGCGCTCCGACCATTTCGACGGATCGCATTTTTTCAATCCGGGCGTCGATACCGACAAGACAGCCGCTGATCTTTTGCGCTGGAGGCGGACCGGACATCGGGCGTTATGGCCCGCCCATCGGGACAATCTCCCCTACCCACCCGCACCATCGCGCATCGATGCCGGCGAGGTCGCCGTGACATTCATCGGCCATGCGAGCGCCCTGATCCGAACCGCGGACTGCACCATCCTGGTCGATCCCGTCTTTTCTGAGCGGGTGAGCCCGATCAGCTTTCTCGGGCCGAAACGGATCCGCCCGCCGGGCCTGTCGATCGACCAGCTGCCGCCCATCGACCTCGTTCTGCTCACCCATAACCACTACGACCACATGGATCTGCCGAGCCTCCGCGCGTTGCGGACGCGACCATCTCCCCGCGGCAAGCGGGTTCCCATCGTGACCGGCCTCGGCAACGGGGCCTATCTGGCGCGCAAGGGCATTGCGGGCGCGGCCGAACTCGATTGGTGGCAGGCGATCGGGCTTCGCCTGAGCGTGTCGATCACGTTCGTGCCGGCGCAACATTGGTCGAGCCGCTCCCTGAGTGACCGCCGCCAGACGCTCTGGGGCGGCTTTATGATCGAGAGCGGAGCGAGCCGCATCTATGTCGCAGGCGACAGCGGCTATTGCGGCTGGTTCTCGGAGATCCGCCGGCGCCTTGGCGAGCCGGATGTCGCGCTGCTGCCGATCGGCGCTTACGAGCCGCGCTGGTTCATGCAGAGCCAACACATGAATCCGGCCGAGGCCGTTCGGGCCCATCAGGATTTGCAGGCTCGCCACAGCATCGGGATGCACTTCGGTACGGTCCAATTGACCGACGAGCCGATCGACGAGCCGCTTCTCGCCCTTGGCCAAGCCCGCGCCGAGGCGGGGCTCACGATCGATGACTTCACGACCTTGGACGTGGGTGAAACGCGGGTCATCCCGCCGCGCTGA
- the rpsA gene encoding 30S ribosomal protein S1, with product MSAVVSNSRTPTREDFAALLDESYGNNDAFEGTVVKGIIVAIEKDVAVIDIGLKTEGRVALKEFTGPNREAAPKVGDEVEVYLERVENALGEAVISRDKARREESWVKLEKAFEKQEKVEGVIFNQVKGGFTVDLDGAVAFLPRSQVDIRPVRDVAPLMGIPQPFQILKMDRRRGNIVVSRRTVLEESRAEQRHEIVANLEEGQVIDGTVKNITDYGAFVDLGGIDGLLHVTDIAWRRVNHPTEVLNIGQTVKVKIIKINHETHRISLGMKQLLDDPWQGIEAKYPIEARLSGRVTNITDYGAFVELEPGIEGLIHVSEMSWTKKNVHPGKIVATSQEVDVQVLEVDPVKRRISLGLKQTLANPWESFAEQFPTGSIVEGEVKNKTEFGLFIGLEGDVDGMVHLSDLDWTKPGEQVIDDFKKGDMVKAQVLDVDIEKERISLGIKQLAGDPFVSKAADSEPVFAVAGTDAATAGTTPAPAGGPGELRKGAVVTCEIIEVRDGGVDVKIAGTDLTCFVRRAELARDRNDQRPDRFAVGEKVDARITLFDRKARKVAVSVKALEMAEEKEAIAQYGSADSGASLGDILGAALKRQRDNQN from the coding sequence ATGTCCGCTGTTGTTTCCAACTCACGCACCCCGACGCGTGAAGACTTTGCCGCTCTGCTCGACGAGAGCTATGGCAATAACGATGCGTTCGAAGGAACCGTCGTCAAGGGTATTATCGTCGCCATCGAAAAGGATGTCGCGGTCATCGACATCGGTCTGAAGACCGAAGGTCGCGTTGCCCTCAAGGAATTTACCGGCCCGAACCGCGAAGCCGCCCCCAAGGTCGGCGACGAAGTCGAGGTCTATCTCGAACGCGTCGAAAACGCGCTCGGCGAGGCCGTGATCTCGCGCGACAAGGCCCGTCGCGAAGAGAGCTGGGTCAAGCTCGAAAAGGCGTTCGAGAAGCAGGAAAAGGTCGAAGGCGTCATCTTCAACCAGGTCAAGGGTGGCTTCACGGTCGACCTCGACGGCGCTGTCGCGTTCTTGCCCCGCTCGCAGGTCGATATCCGTCCGGTGCGCGACGTCGCGCCGCTGATGGGCATCCCGCAGCCGTTCCAGATCCTCAAGATGGATCGCCGTCGCGGCAATATCGTCGTGTCGCGTCGGACCGTGCTTGAAGAATCCCGCGCCGAGCAGCGTCACGAGATCGTGGCGAACCTCGAAGAGGGTCAGGTGATCGACGGAACGGTGAAGAACATCACCGATTACGGCGCATTCGTGGACCTCGGCGGCATCGATGGCCTGCTGCACGTCACCGATATCGCATGGCGTCGCGTCAACCATCCCACGGAAGTGCTGAACATCGGCCAGACCGTGAAGGTGAAGATCATCAAGATCAACCACGAGACGCACCGCATCTCGCTGGGCATGAAGCAACTGCTGGACGATCCGTGGCAGGGCATCGAGGCCAAATACCCGATCGAGGCGCGCCTGTCGGGCCGCGTCACCAACATCACCGACTACGGCGCCTTCGTGGAGCTCGAGCCGGGGATCGAGGGTCTTATCCACGTGTCCGAGATGTCGTGGACGAAGAAGAACGTCCACCCCGGCAAGATCGTGGCGACGAGCCAGGAAGTCGACGTTCAGGTTCTGGAAGTCGATCCGGTCAAGCGCCGCATCTCGCTCGGCCTCAAGCAGACGCTCGCCAATCCGTGGGAGAGCTTCGCCGAGCAATTCCCGACGGGATCGATCGTCGAAGGCGAGGTCAAGAACAAGACCGAATTCGGTTTGTTCATCGGCCTCGAAGGCGATGTGGACGGCATGGTCCATCTCTCCGACCTCGACTGGACGAAGCCTGGCGAGCAGGTGATCGACGACTTCAAGAAGGGCGACATGGTCAAGGCGCAAGTGCTTGACGTCGACATCGAAAAGGAGCGCATCTCGCTCGGCATCAAGCAGCTCGCCGGCGACCCCTTCGTCTCGAAGGCTGCCGATTCCGAGCCGGTATTCGCTGTTGCGGGCACCGATGCGGCTACGGCCGGCACCACCCCGGCTCCGGCTGGCGGCCCGGGCGAATTGCGCAAGGGCGCGGTCGTCACCTGCGAGATCATCGAAGTTCGCGATGGCGGCGTCGATGTGAAGATCGCCGGGACGGACCTCACCTGCTTCGTCCGTCGCGCCGAATTGGCGCGCGATCGCAACGATCAGCGTCCGGATCGCTTTGCGGTTGGCGAAAAGGTCGATGCACGCATCACCTTGTTCGACCGGAAGGCCCGCAAGGTCGCCGTGTCGGTCAAGGCGCTCGAAATGGCCGAGGAAAAGGAAGCCATCGCTCAATATGGGTCGGCTGATTCCGGCGCGTCCTTGGGCGACATTCTCGGTGCGGCGCTCAAGCGTCAGCGCGACAACCAGAACTAA